One Carettochelys insculpta isolate YL-2023 chromosome 1, ASM3395843v1, whole genome shotgun sequence genomic window, GGTCTTGCCATTATACCCATCATTGGTAATGATCTCAGTAAGGTTAGGCTGAGAAATACTATGTCAGACACACCCTGGGACCTCAGTCTAAATGGCTGGGTTTGTATTTTGCTACATGCTCTAATGAATGGCTTTTCCCTTCCTTCTGCTCCAGGACTCTGGATTGTGGCTGTTTCAGTCAGTGGCAATGGCAGTACAGGAAAAAAGTCCTCTTGCTCCATGTCTCCCAGGATCCCAAGGTCCTCCTGGGAACAATGGTGTTCCTGGTCATACTGGGCACAACAGGCTCAATGGAGagaaaggggagaagggagacaCAGGGGAACCAGGtaaagcacatttcagtgaaTCGTGTCACTCAGTACTAACTTCAGATAGCACCATTATCCTGGTCTTCTCATTCAAACATCAATACATTGCATACTAGTAACAACCAGAATCATTTCACGACAACAGTTAGCTAGCACTTTCTGAAGGTAGGAATATGGTACTTTTGTGTGTGAGTGCACAGACACATTAGACACCAGATGTACTGCTAGAAATGGATTAAGAGACATTTGCGTTATAGCAGTTAGGAATGGTTTCATCATGGCGAGGCcttgaaataaatacaaaatccCAAACTTGGTTTTCATCAAGTGAGAAAACATTACCTCTTAACTCACCTTAGTAGCTTCCCACAGGAAGGACAACGTGTGACTGATATGATCCCCTGGTGGTTTATTTTTAATGCTCTGTGCTGGTCTCACAAAGCAGTCTCAGAGGAGCGGCGGCAgggtgagtgtccacacatacaTGTTTTGAGCCAttccagggagggaagggggcataTCCAGGATAAAGCCAGGGCACTCCTGTGCACCAGCCAtcttccccatctgtgcccctctCACTGCAGTGATGTAGAAGGTTTAAGAGGGCCTGGCACAGGCAACAGAATCTCCCCTGTGAAAGTTTCCTTCAAAGTTTACCATTGTGGGGGGGTTATGCCTCTTCCCCCCCGAGttaatttgttttgttgttgAACGTTTCTGCTCGGTTAAAAATTcttctggggtgggagaggggaaaggtTTGGTGAacttttttgaccagctctattaGGGAAGCTCTTGAGCTAATTTAAATCTCTGAGGGGAGCAATCTAGCACACAACAGCTCCAGCATAAGAGCTGCACAAATCACCTCCCCTTTGAGTCTGCCTTTCATCCAGCACTGGATGAATTCCATTGTTTTAAGGTAAAAATGACCACTTTTTCCATGCTCTGAGACCCCCAAAGAGAGGACATCATCCACCCACGGAAGTGTCACAGATGCAGCTCTCCTCTTTCATCCATGTACACCTTACCTGGGGCAGCTTCATGAGCTTGAACACACAGGCACACTCCAGAGCATTAGAAATAAACCACAATGAGTGTGTCTCAGTCAAACATTTTCACTCCCTAGGGAGTAAGGCAGACCAGAGGGGGGTTTCTGGCGTTAAGACTGTTTTACTTTGAACAGAGTGTGTGGATATAGCGTGAGTATCGCTCTTACTTTCGGGAGTTAATAGTGCTTTAAACTGTAGTTCATACCACCCTGGCAGGCAGTGCCTCTAACTGTCAACAAAGTATTTTGGGGGGATTTTGAATGCCACATTTCAGCAGAACGAGAACAAATGGAAAAGTATCTGCTTCTAGCTGATTTTTTAATCCTTTGCAGGTGCCACAGGAACATGTGGGCCTCAGGGCCCTCGATGAAAACTAGGTCCAGTGGGACCAAAGGGCGACAGGGGACACCCAGGTCCCATCGGCCCACAAGGAAGCCCAGGAAATTGCCCACCACGTCAAAAATCTGCCTTTGCCATGAAACTTGCAAAAAACTATCCAGCTCCTAAATGGCCCATAATATTTCACCAGATCTTATACAACGATCAGCAACATTTTGATAAGGCCACAGGAATTTTCACTTGCCAAATACCTGGAGTTTATTACTTTGGCTACAATGTGGAGTTGTATCAGAACACCACACTCATTCATCTAATGAAAAACAGCCACTCAGTGATAAGCTCATAGCAGACCACCCCCAACTCTTATGAAAATATGCCAGGAAGTACAGTTCTTAAGCTGGATAATGGTGACAAGGTCTGGTTAGAAGTAAGCCAAGAAAGTAATGGAGTGACACACACAAGCTACTTTTTGGGTTACCTCATATTTGAGATTTAGATTCCTGCAGAACTCCTGAATTAGCCTCACTATTATATCAGAATTTAACAGATGAGGAAAGTATTCCTGTGGGGATGGGGGCGAGGGGGTGGAGCTTTTGTTAGTGTCTGCTATCATTTTATAGCAGTATCTGATATTCAGGTAGCACCACCTACTGTTATGGTTGCCCGACACTTCCCATTGTACGATAAAGTCTGGCAAAAACTTATAAACAGAAAACTGTGTTTGGGCTGAAAATTTCCATGCCAGGTGTCTGACTTGCAGTGAATGGTTTTGAAATGGTTTTTCAGCCTAAACATTTTTGCCAGTTCTGAGCCTGAATAAGGAAAAATACAACTTtgcctgttaaaaaaaaattctgggtgACTTTTCCTTTGAGAAAATCTAGTGCTCTTATACTTTGGAGCAAAGTCTTGATATCTGGCAGGAGGGTAACCTTTGTGGTAGGGTATTCCTGATGGAATCACTATGAAAAGCTGCCCAAATTTGGTGAAGTTATAAGGCTTTGAAAATTTGCAGTCCCCATATGCTCAGTAGACACTAGTACTCCTCAACTAGTCTCCAAAATATTCCATCTGCACTGAGCCAGACTTTCCGCACAATTGCAGTTCCCAGGTGCTATGGACCGGGTATGTGGAACTGACAGCAGCCAGCCCGTGCTCACCACTCTCTTTAGGAGATTATTTCCGGACTCTGCAAACCCATGCTTCTCCATAACTTGATGTTCAGGCAGCAAGAATTGGCAAGGCCTTGTGCACCTACACAGGTGAGACACGTGGTGGAGTCTTAAAGTGGTGACTGAAGGATGGCATGCCATAACGTGGAGGAACCAAGGTGCCATGAACAAGGAAAACCATATGCTGATTTAGAAAGGAGAGAAGGTGTAGCTATGCAACTGGAAAAAGTAGCTTAAAAAAATTCCAAACTTAGGACCATAAATGATAATTATAAAACTACCTCTGTCCTTGCCGATACCAACAGTAAGAGTTTGCCTATTGGTAGTGCATTGAAAACTGGGTCGTAGATTCACTGAAACAGAGAGGAGAACAAACACTGAAGATGCTCAACCACACGCACACCCATCCCCAGAGAAGCAGATGAGGATTAGGAGGTGCCCTGAAAGGGTTCTGGGGCTTGTAATGGGTTACTGGTTATGGAGAAGGAATTGCTGGGGCATGCTTAGGACCTCAACACAAGACTTTTTTTGTCCACAATGGATAGGCTtgacatgggggaggaggggaacatAAACCCTGCACTCAGTGATAATCTCAAGAATTGAACAGAGTGCTTGAGTGGGCAGACCAACATGGAATCCTGCATGGATGGCAAACAGCCCGGTCTCCTAATTGTTATGGCTGTAAAGCtctattcacaaaacaaaaaaagcagttttgcagcaccttaaagattaacaatattagttattaggtgatgagctttcatggaacagatctACTTTTCCAGATCAATTGCtattaatctgaagaagtgggtctgtcccacaaaagctcatcacctaatcaattattttgttggtctttaaagtgctgcgggACTGCTAGTGTGTTTTGTGAGCTCTGTTCAGTTAGAGCAGGGAAAGTTGTAATGATCAGCACAGACCACACCTCCGCCAATAGATGGTGCTGTACCCTTTGCTTAACACTAAGTTGTTGTCTTATACCTTACTGTGTCATTGCATGGGATTGGGGAGGAATAGAGTTTGATTCACTCAGGTTCACTAGAACAGTTTGTACAGTATGGgagctgaaagccattgaaccaaactgtaaaccagtggttttcaactgctGTGAGATCTGTCCAAGTGTGCCCTGAAATGTGGTCAATTTCTGTTCACGTTGGCTCTTTGCAAGCTGACGAAGCCTGCACTGGCTGGGACTCAGCTACAGCTCTGCCACTTGAGTCCCCGCTGGAGCAGGGTTCATCAATGTCCCCCCCGCACCCgcctcccccttccctcttctaaggtggctctttgcagaggggaaatgctgaccccttAGGACCCTGTTTGCACTGGGAcgcagctgaaatgctgtttccctGCCCAAACAagctggctgggagctctccctccacccccactgccatCTGCACTCCCTCCTATTCAATAAGTGGTTAGAAAGCAGGGTTTTCATTGTAATCAAAAGCTCTCGATAAAAGGATTGGTAATTTGTAGACAGAGACACTGCGGAATTCTTCTCTTTTCCCTAGTCCACGCCACAGAATTACACTGGTATAACAGCAACACTCAGGCATATGGAAAATCCACACCCTGGAGAGAGACATAACCCCTGGTGTAGGCAGGACTACCTTAATGGGAGGACTATTCCCTTGAAAATAGCTAGGCACCTCTCAGGGAGGCAGAGGACCTACACAGCTGGGAGATTTCCCATTGGCTTAGATAGAAGCTtcactaaggctaggtctacactggccatGGAAGATGGATCTTCCAGGGCGCTgatttgcacatgcacaaaatggcatgtTGTGGGATcagtgttgaccctggaactccttgtgagcttcAAGGATTGAGGAACgttgatgggaggagcactcctgtcgacattctgcagtgaggacagggaccaacgtcgacagctgcaaaattgattttaggaaTGCAATATCTAAAATTCCGTAGCAACCGTTGATATTCCcaataagtgtagacatagcctaagagctaTGGTGTCACCATGGCAAGGCTAGACCCTTAGACTCGCTACCCAAAACAGCTGTTTCTTTTCATGAGTGCTAGTTTTGACGAACaggcagtccagtggcaccttacagcctaATGAAAACAGTTCCTTTTTTTTGTGCCGGTGCTGGGTACCAgcactttggcagccccagctgtgagatTGGTCGGGGGGGTTGGAGGacagccagctgagtactggcttctcttgttttctttattAAATATAATGTTTTCATTGGTGTTTAATAAAGGATTTGTTCACCAGAGGCTAATGGTGAAAAAGTAGTTCCACAACAGATCAGAATGTTGGGCTATTTCTTCCATTATCTGCTGAGGTCAGACGTGCCACAGCTTCTGAACTGTGAGTTTATGGCCCACGTCACTGCTCCTGGCATTCCTTCATTTCTCCCCAACAAGCTTTCTGTGTGCCATCCTCCCAGTCCCCTCTGCTTCATGGACTCCCACTAACCCCCTTCCCCCTTTTGCCATCCACCTGGGGCTCTTCATACCTCTCATTTTTCCCCGTCATCCACTAGTGACCTGTCTGTCCCCCCTTCTTCCTTATGTCCAAACCAAGATCTTCCAATTTCCTCCACATCATGGATTCTATATGCCCTGATTACTGCCTTACAAAAAGGTGTGTAGAGCAGGAGCAGGGGCCCTGGTGAGGGTTAACTTTCATAAAGGGGCACAGTATGATTggcagctgggtctcaggctcatccatctctcgaaaaatgttgaactatgttgctgttttatgtatgtgtattcacatttatataccagttaataAAGTTCTTACATTCTACAGACGTGTTTGCTTACAAAtgctgaaaagttttttttttttcttatgaactTAACCAAAATTTCCGTCATTTTGGATGACATTAGCCAGGTTGGGGGGCGGGTTCCggtaattgcagggatgaaaagtggggctggaTGTAAAACTTTGCTCACTCCCAGTCTGGAACATATTTGCCATTGTGCTTTCTTTACTTGACTACTTTATTATACCTCAGGCTCTCTTCCCAGGAATTGTGTCAGATAAACTGCATTTGGGAGATTGCTAATTAGTAACATTCAGTTTTGACATGTGCTGAaagctgtacacacacaaaaaaggaatgcaagaagTTTGCCATCTACGATCCAACAAACACTTTGTCCCTAACCTTAAAAACCACGAACCTAAGTAATCCCACTAAATACCACTTTGTTTCTAAATCATGTTAATATTGCTCTGTTTTATGAGACTCTAATCTACTGTTTCCtgggcaaaaacaaacaaaaaaagaggcAAAGGTAAATAGAAATTTTGTGAAACTACCCATGCTATATGGCCTGAGCAAGAGATGGTGTAAGTCAGTGGAAGGATGCCCATTAACTTCAGGCCCTCTTCTTTGCAACGTAGCAGATTAGACTGAGGTGTGGTGGGACAGCACCACAATTTGTGTGTAAGAACCATGTCTGAAAAATACCCCTGCTAAGGACTATTTGACTGGTCAAGGGTCTAATTGTCTAAAACAAGTATGGGTAATAATCAGCCCATGGGTTGGATGCAGTTTACCAGGGCtagccctggcaggctgccagatgctttatttatctGTGCTTCCACCAgtacagctgcctgcagctcccattggccacagtttgccattcccagccaatggatgTTGTGGGACATGGTGGCCCATgcttcctgcaactcccattggctgggagcagcAAACCATAGCCAATAGGAGGTGCAAGCAGCCGCATATGCAGAggggcaggtaaataaagcatctggcaaccCACCAAGTACTAATTATGTCGAACCTCGTCTGGCCTACAGGCTGCTTATTGCTAGggagaccatatctccctgtcccaaatacgggacaagggGATACCGTTggaagggcagctcctccaagcccctgggagctgggaaggaggtggcagccgtcCGCTCTtcccaagccccaggctgcagcagcccccagtgctcttGGGAGCGCCAAGGAAgttgcagggacagggcagccgtGGCGCTTCCCCCCCGCCTCAGCGGCAGGGACGGAGCAGCCGTGGCTGCCAgcggaaaatatgggacaattagtcccttttctaaaataagtcaggatgcctatTTGGTGTCCCAATTATGGGACCGCCCCGCCAAAAATGGGACGGATGATTACCCCCCACTTATTGCCCCCCTTGGTCTAAAAGCTATTCGATAAGGCACGATGATAATGCGTTCCCGTATTTCTACCACTTATTTTGATATATAAGCTGTTTCACCTCACTGTGTACTCACAGACAATTGGGATGGTGGTAATTGTGATGGTTGGACTCTGTGGGATGCCAGCTGATGTGCTGAAGACACCACTAAGCTCATCTTTTCTGCCAGCGTGGGCACCCTTTAaccctgtcttgctgagccagggTCTTAATTCTCCTCCAGCATATATGTAGGTAGAGCTGCACCAGCTGCAGAATGATACAGATACTGTGATCAGCTCTGGAACAGCTCCGCCTAAGGGACCTGCCACAGCATACAAATGTCCACCTGCATTGAAGTGCAAACCCAAATTCACCTCACCCAAACCAACAGCGTTGAATTACAGCAACATTAGTCAATATTGCTAACTTTAGATACAAAAACGATACATGCATGAAATAGGATAATTATGCTCAGTAAACCATAACTGTTCCAAAACAACACTTTACATGAGTTATCTTGCATAAAGCACATCTCAATTGTCATGTTCATAACAAAAGCATGTTTTCTTTAAGAATATCAAATGTAATATCACAGTCATCATGTTAggatgttaagaaaaaaaaatctcttatcCATAGTGGAAAGGTAGCACTGATTCAGGGTAATGGCACTGAGAACttcagggatttatttaatacagtaatcccccaagatacatgcattCAAAATGTACATATCTCACATTTACGTGagagtgggtgtggggaggcagtgctgtggcggggagaccctgcagccccactgctggcagccagcagggcagcgccTGGTCAgcggagccagccacagggtcccctTCCTAGGAAGCAGggagaccccactgccctgcggCTGGGAAGCAATTGGGCTCCCAGCCCAACCCCCAGTGGCAGTCCCGTataaggctgctgcttggttcccctcGCCTTGCTGCTTgtgagacctgggaaactgaccagccatgagctggtcagtttcctggtccagcaaacgCAGGGagactggggctccctgccaccctgggaGCCAATACACTGACCAGccttggtgggctggtcagttcccagctcctgcaagcccaggggagctgggaaccaaggggcagcctggtttcccatctcccctccacttgtgaGAAAATGAGAGTTATATGGGGATTGCAGGTACACAACCCCTGCACAACtcgagtgtttactgtatttagTGTGAACATTTGTAAAAAGTCAACACACTTTTCTAACATTTTACTGCACAAATGTGCACCAATGAACCTTCTTTTAGGCCCTGTACAACTAACAGAATTAGAAACATCAAATCTCTCTGTTAATCATTAcagacaaaataaacaaaaaacccacctgaCCTACAATCTGAAGAGTCAAGGACGAGACCCCCACGCTGGGATATGATATTTAATATACCCTAAGGAAATGCAAATGGCTGACAGGGTCATAGGATAATACCACCCATTTCCATTTTTCtcagaaaataaaatcagagaAAAATGAATGATTAGTTGGCAATGGGCAGTTATTGGGGCACTAGTTTAGGATCTTGGGGAAATAGGGACATTTATTGCTCTGTTCCAGGTTATCCAGTGAGACCATGGGAAAGTCATTtagcctttctgtgcctcagctccccatctgCAATCAGGACTGTATTGCTGCCCAACCTCTGTGGGCTGTTGAGATGATAAATACATGAAGAGCTCTGCTGCAATGGTAATGGGGGCTGTATTAACACCTAGTGCAGATTATAAAGGTGGAGGGCAGATATCATGGCCTGGATCTGACACTTGGTGAGATCAGGAAAAGTTTCAATCCTGCTCCTGGCCTTGTGCCTCTGTTGACATGTAtcccatggtggttgttggctCGCCATTTCCCAGCTATTAGTGGGATTATTTTGATGAAATGCGTTCATAAATCATGAGCCTGTTGGGGTCTGATTGACAGAAAGGAACACGGAGAAAAGCTGCACTGAAGAATGATCTGAAGATATATAGGACCTACTTAGAAGCTTCCATGAAAAATGGGGAAATAATGGCACTTATTTTGTGAGGTacttgaattatgagcctataaGTCTTAAAATCTTGGCCAATGTGCTCCAAAATTACTTGGAAATATGAGAGATTTACTGCACGCTATTATTTCCCCCTTATTGAAAAGACAgggtcttctctctctctctcccattcaTCACCCAGTGGAGGAAACTCACAAGAAGCAAAGAGTTATGTTCTCCACTCCAAGTTTTACCCCTCACTCTAGCCCCTATTTCAGCAAAAGCTGCTTTATGTCATCACAAACATGAGACAGCTAGGCATGAGTCACACCTGTATTTCCGGGCTACTGCAGGGACTAAACAACCGGTTCCGGCCACTTAGTTAGCAAGGCTGCAAaaaggggaaaccaaggcacccGTTATTCCAACAACGTAGTTATAGAAACTTCCCACTATCAGACTGTGTGAGGGCTCTGCCATGATCCCCAGATCTCTCTCCCCAGAGAACAACACTCCAActccccctcccacaaagccccacCTCATTTGGTGATGTCACCACTAGTGATGTCAGGGTTTTCCTGCACAGAGAAAGGCCAGTTAGGATTTGTCCTCTCTTAAAACTACCACTGACAGAGATCTCCTTTTCTTTTACCCCAGACATCAGTAAATATGCTGTCAGATGTACGCAGTACCACAGCTTTCCTGCAAGCCAATGTAATTTTCCTTGGGCTCAACTTGATGCAGTTGGCTCATTGAGCTTTCCAAGATCTAGACGAGAAGTCTCCATATCTCAGCCTTGGTATAAAATAATATACCAGGTGTGGACAACCTGCAGCTCATTGATCCATTAAATGtgtctcctgctcagagccatgcaccAGGAGTGCAGTCTGCCACTGTGCACGTGCGCCagggcttggtgggagaagcgcgtggcagcagcggtggctccgGTGAGTCGCCAGCGTTGGGTTTGAGGAGGGGACCGGGGGGTGCCTGGCGAGGGAATTGAGCCACCTATTATAATTTATTCtttatctatctatagatataaATACGTAATATGTGGCTGTTAGCACTTTCTGTGCCTCTTAGCCCCTAACTGGTAGGCCATGCTGTAATATATGATGTTCAGTGGTATAATAATCTCATTTACAATGTGCTTTCTCTATTATTTCTGTCATGCTGATTTCTCATTTGAAAAG contains:
- the LOC142017179 gene encoding LOW QUALITY PROTEIN: hibernation-associated plasma protein HP-20-like (The sequence of the model RefSeq protein was modified relative to this genomic sequence to represent the inferred CDS: substituted 2 bases at 2 genomic stop codons); amino-acid sequence: MAPNKKRLDTLVLGLAIIPIIGNDLSKDSGLWLFQSVAMAVQEKSPLAPCLPGSQGPPGNNGVPGHTGHNRLNGEKGEKGDTGEPGATGTCGPQGPRXKLGPVGPKGDRGHPGPIGPQGSPGNCPPRQKSAFAMKLAKNYPAPKWPIIFHQILYNDQQHFDKATGIFTCQIPGVYYFGYNVELYQNTTLIHLMKNSHSVISSXQTTPNSYENMPGSTVLKLDNGDKVWLEVSQESNGVTHTSYFLGYLIFEI